The Oncorhynchus kisutch isolate 150728-3 linkage group LG10, Okis_V2, whole genome shotgun sequence region gtgtgtgtgtgtgttaccgtgtCGCTGACGTCCTCCAGGGCACTAACTCTTCCTCTAGTAAAGAGTAGGTGTTCTTGTAGATCAGCCACCTGCTTGCTGAACTCTGTAGCTTCCTGATCCAGGCGACGACCAAAGCTCACACTCTCAAAGTCCACACTAgagacaatacaatacaactttattttccattttggGAGAGGTTTGTCTTGTAGAATAGAAAACAACATAACTTTCAGGAGTAGGAgctaggggctaggggctaggggttaggggctaggagCTAGGGGCAAGGCACTGAGCTTGTTTCAGGACTGGCACACACTCACCTGTCCACCCTCACTCTCATGTCGTCAATCTCGGTCTTCACACACCTCAGGTCCTTAGTCATTCTTTGTAACATCTATAGGGGAAGAcaaactcaattcaattcaattaaattgtCTTCATTCCTTCCTGAGAGGCAATTATTGACACCTAAATTAAAGAATATTGGACGAAACACAACATTGGGCAGTGTTTTTAAACTTTGAAGGTATGTCTATTTAAAGGGTTAGATTGACGCGTCTCACCTCAGAAATGTCCTGTTGCTGGTTTTCTTTCTGTTTCATAATTTCAATCTCTCCctgcaagacacacacacacacatgcaacatgTCCATCATGAttgaggtcaattccatttcaattctagTCAATTGAGAAAGTGAACCAAACTCCAATTTAAATGAAAAATTTTCAGAATTGAAAAGCATAAGAGACTAGGAATTGGAATTTTAGTGTACTTCCCTGAAGTGAAGGTATTAAAATAGAATTGACCCCAACCTATTTTCggtacctacccccccccccccccttctctcactttctctctctctctccctctctctctcaccagtaTAGTATCCATTTGCATTTGGAAAGCTGAATTCATGATAGGAGTTCCATGCTGTAGAAAGAGATTCAACAAGTCCTTATTGGACAATCAGGCTCATAACTTCAATGCAACATTCACCCAatcaatgcatagataatagacaTGAGACAAACAGTAGGGCTAAGTACAGTATTAGACAGATGAAAAACAGGTCCTACCGTAGTAGTCTTTTGAGTCAGATCAGGTCGAGGGTCAGGTTGAGTCGGTCGGGTCATCAGATTAAGGTTCATGGTGGGGAATGCAGTTGAAAACAGGAATACTGCTGGGAAGACATTGTAGTACTAGTTACACAGAGGACATCTAGTTGATTAGGAGGACATTTAGATGTGTAAACATGTGATGTAGCACTCACCGAAGGACAGAagaaaggggaggaggaagagcaggatgGCAAACCAGGAAGGCAACCAGGAAGGCAACCATGAACGGGCTACAGGGGGAAACACATTGGGCCAAAGCTAATACTAATGCTAACAAACAAGGCACAAGCAGAGAGAAAAGCTAACGCTCAGCTAATGCTAACAAACTACGAGTATAGAGACCAGCTGTCTCTAATGTTGTCTCTcgtacacaaacacatacacattgcACTCACTGAAAATAGAATCGGTCCTTGTGCCAATTCCACTAGAGAAGCTCCTGCTGGAGCATGTCCTAGGCCTTTGTGGCTCTTCAGAGCAGTAGCCAGAGCTGTAGCTCATGCTTGAGAAGCTCAGGCTGGGCTCCAGGGCCACACTGGGGGCCACACTAGAAGGAGACAGGAAGGTCTGCCTTCTCTGGGTGACCCTCAATGTCGGAGCCAAATCTgacatagggagggagaggggagaggcagagagagggagattgagtattttagacatatacagtatattgtgtaTACATATCCAATTATTTCAGACTGACACAAATGTCTAATCCAAGCAATGGGGTTAGAGGGTAGGCCTGGTCGCAGATCTATTTAtgttgtcttgccaactcctatggccaTTGCCATGGCGTGACAATGACCACAGGAGTTGGAAGGACAGAACAAACAGATCTCAGACCAGGCGACTAGTCGACACAAGGGGCTAATAGAGGTTGGCAACGTCAACACCAACTAGCTAGGACAGGAAGTAATGTCTGCAGTACCAATGTCATCAGCATTGATGTTTCGCTCATTGGTGAAGTTGGTGGCACTGACAGTGCTGCTGGCCTGACTAGATCGGGAAGAATCCTTATGTCCCCCAGTTCTCTTCTTATTGAAAAccctgagggacacacacacagttttaacACTGTTCTAACACTACCGTTCAATACAAAAAAGATCACATGCAAGATGCACTCATACACATAATCACCTGACGGGGCTCTCCCTGTAGGAGATGCAGGAGGAAGACTCATCATCGGAGGACTGGTTATAGTACCCTCCGGTTACTAGCCTCGCGCTTCTCCTAGGCATgactgagaggggggggggggggggggtatttattgATTTCAAATTAGCCTACTTTTAAACAAATAGGCCTATTGACTAAAACCAGGCATTTTATCACAGATATAAATAGCCTTCTACTTACCGGAGTCTTGCAATCATAGGCTACAGTAATTGTCGCAGTCTGTAAAATCAGATGTTGCAAGAGCAAGTGAAACTTTGCAAATGAGCCACTGTGTTGAAAACGGCAATTACACCGTTATTTACATTGTTGCGTAGAAGGAGCCCAGGACACGTCATAATCGGCTCTCTGCGCGCTCTGGCCTACTTGATCGACTGGCAGTGCGATcactaccctaaaccctaaccctaaccttaacccataccctaaccttaacccataacctaacccttacccttaccctttcacatgtcaacttcaatggtgtatgtcccaaggatcccggatagcgCTGACCCTTGATTGACAGCGGTCCTCCCGCTCATTCGTCTCCAAATGTCCATTGATTGTTCGAATAAGTAATacgtttatttaatttatttatttggttTATTGACAAAGGACCATGCACTATTAATACTAATCTCACAATAAATTTGATGCATTGTAATTTGAATTATATTTAGCCCAGCTAAACAGCTCATTAAGGCTTCATCTCCCCGGCCCGGGCAGCTGAACAATAGCCTTCATCTCTTCGGTTTATTGGAGTCTCATTATACAAATTGTAAGCCTATAAACTACTGTAAGAGGGAACATGTGCCAGCCAGGGTGAAATAAATAAGTACAAAagatactgtatattttttgttgtaaattattattttatattttgtttgtttgtaataATACTTTTTGGAGGAGAGTAGGACTAGGCGACAGACAGAGCCTTCTATTGCAATAAAAGGCTTTGGCTACGGACTGGGCTGAAATGAATTAGATTTCTTCTCAACATCTCACTTCGTCATGACAACCGTTAAAGAGCCAAAACCCAGTGTTTGTCACCACTGCTGCTGCGCTCGACTCTCAGCACCAGTCACCGCCCGCAACAGAAAAAGTTTTTTATGAAGTTTCATTCTTGAGAGAACCGGACCGCACCGGACTAGTCACCCCAGAGCGATGCACCGCgcaattcactgttgtttttctAGACACCGTTTGAGCAGCATACAGACAAGAAAACGTTTTTGTGAAAGAAAAAGCTGTCTGACAAACGTGCTGTGGTTGCAGGTAAGTTTTACTATTTTTGCATTGTGTTATTTAACAACTCTTGAGAATAATTAAGGCATCTGATTTAGTAACTGATTAACTTTAAATGCAAATCTTAGCCTAAATATTGGCTACTGAAATATTGCATTCCAATGTCAAACTCACATAAATGTGTAACACAATGCGAATGACACTTCTAATATTCTGTAGGACACTCTTCCTCGAGGAGCGTACCCTGCCTGTCATAACCAGGGCACACTGGTATACTGACTAGACTACTGCCTAATATATGGCCCTGCCTGTCATAACCAGGGCACACTGGTATACTGACTAGACTACTGCCTAATATATGGCCCTGCCTGTCATAACCAGGGCACACTGGTATACTGACTAGACTACTGCCTAATATATGGCCCTGCCTGTCATAACCAGGGCACACTGGTATACTGACTAGACTACTGCCTAATATATGGCCCTGCCTGTCATAACCAGGGCACACTGGTATACTGACTAGACTACTGCCTAATATATGGCAGTGTGTGTCAGGGGGATGAAGACAACCAGGAGCCAGAAACGTCCTCTCATTCAGTTAAATCTACAGTCAACGACATGTCACATATTACCCTATTACCTTAAACTATATTAAACAAGTAGTTTTGAATCATATTATCTTTCAGCAGGGTAGGGTAACCACTTTTAACTATGTTTAACAATGCTCTCTGTAACAGTTCTAAACCACAAGACTTGTTGGTTGGGGAAAAACGTAATGGATTGAATTGGAGGCCAGTCTTGTAAATAGTCTgtctcctataaagtgcactttTTCCTCTCACTTCCTTTTCGGATTATCTTGTCTCTTTCCCAACAGTCAAATCTCCTACACCAGTGTTTTTTAAATGTCGGGTCTGGTCCCACTGGAGGGCTGCAACTGATTCCTTTCAGGTCTGGATCCTGGCACTATAAGCATTGGAGTTGGTGACAGCAGAATCACTATTCCACCATTTTGTTAGTCAGTTCTTCACCCAGCATAAGCCATGTTCAGCCTGTCAGAGCTGGCCTCTCTGAGTGAGCGTCAGGGCAGCTCCAAGCTGCTGAAGCCCTGGTGGGAGGTCTTCATGGAGTACCTGGTGGTGCTGATGCTCATGGTATCTGTGTTGTCAGGCACCCTGTTGCTATCTCGAGACAGGGTGGTGTGTCTCCCCCTGGACCTCACTACCACCCCCACTAACCAGAACACCTCCTCCAGCAGTGGTGCCGTACCTCAACCCCACCCCCCTAACAGGCCCCCCACCAAAGCATCCCCCCTACCAGCCAACCCTTGGACCCCTGCTAGGGGCAGACGCACCCACCTGGACTACCAGCAGTATGTCTACATTAGCCAGGTGTGCTACCACGAGGCCCTGCCCTGGTACTCCCGCTTCTTCCCCTATGTGGCTCTACTCCAGTCCCTGGTGCTATTGGCCAGCGGTTGCTTCTGGTTCCACTTCCCCCTCACCTCTGCCCGCATAGAGCACTTCCTGACCATCCTGGCCAAGTGCTGTGAGTCTCCCTGGACCTCCCGCGCCCTGTCCCATGCCGCCCgccaggaggggggaggggaggaaacaGGCCCCCAGGATCTCCAAACGCCTCCTCCTACTCTCCTGTCTTCACCCCCTGTACCCCGCAACCGCCAGTCCAGCCTGGACTCGGGCACAGACAGCCCCCTGCTGGTGAGATCGGATAGCGCGTCCACTGCCGCCCCTCCCTCGCcctgcccctccactctctcccggACGTCCTCCCTGTCCACCATGTCTCTGTCCCGGGCCCATGTCCCGGCTTCTAAATCCCCTGTGGTGCTGGATGGTTCACGGCAGGTTGCCAGTTTGGACCGGAGTGACGGGGAGCAGGCCAGGGCACTGTTCGAGAGGGTGCGCCGCTTCCGCTCCCACTGTGAGAACTCTGAAGTCATCTACAAGGTCAGGGGTCATTTACTGAACGTGTCTGAACTCTTTTTTGATATATCTGTTTACCACACCACACCTTCACATTCACTATCCCTGTTTTCTCCTTTCTCCTGCTGTAGGTGTACTTGGCCCAGACGGTGTTCAAGCTGCTGCTGGTGGTGCTGATTGTGGGCTACACCACCCCTCTGATGAGCTCCATCTCATTCACCCACACCTGCCTACCCCAGGCCCACGCCCTGACTGGCTACAGTGCCTTTGAGTGTACCCATGCCCTGGCCTCTGTCCTCCACAAGTTGCTGCTGGCCTACGTCAGCCTGGTGGGGCTCTTTGGCCTGCTGAGCATCTACACCCTCAGCTGGATCCTCCACAGGTCTGGATTGCAGATTAGTGGCAAAATGTTATGAGTGTTGTGACTGTAATTTGCATTTGATTTTCCCATCTATTTTAATTTGCTTTGCTCTGCAGCCAGTGGTATAATGTACTTattcaaaaatactttaaagtactacttaagtagtttactttaatttactatttatattttttatttacttttactTCTCTACATTCTTaaggaaaataatgtactttttactcctgacacccaaaagtacttgttacatttgaaTGCTTAGCATGATAGGAAAACAGTCCAATTCATGCAATTCTCaaaagaacatccctgatcatccgtACTGCACctggtctggcggactcactaaacccaAAATGCTTCATTAGTAAATTaagtctgagtgttggactgtgcccctggctatccgtaaatgaaAAAAACTAGAAAAtcatgctgtctggtttgcttaatataaataCTGTGAAATTATACATATATACTTTTActattgatacttaagtatatttaaaaccaaatacttttagacttttacttaagtagtattttgctgggtgactttcacttttacttgattaATTTTCTATTACggtattttctattaaggtacttttactcaagtatgacaatttggtactttttccactactgTCTGCAGCATTTTATACTCTTCGTACTTTTGTTGTTAACTATACAGTGCTCTGTTTGTGGTTGCGCACCCCTCAGCTCCCTGCGTCAATACTCCTTTAACAAACTGAGGGAGCTGGGCTCCATGAGGGATGTCCCTGACTTATGTAATGACCTGGCCTTCCTGTTACACATGGCTGACCAGTACGACCCCCTACTGGCCCAGCGCCTTTCTGTCTTCCTGTCACCTGTCAGCGAGACACGCCTGCTGGAGGAGAGCCTGGAGAGGCGCTGGGGTGCCGAGAGGCTGCGCTCCATGACCACGGTCGACCCAGAGGGACGGCCCCTGCTGCAGCTGGTGGCCCTGCCGCGCCTGCCCCCCGCTCTCTTCACCCTCAGCCAGCTGGTGGTGCTCAAGCTGGAGCTCATCTCAGACGCCAAGCTCCCCGCACAGGTGGCCAACATGACCTCACTCAGGTGAGCCATATAGCCAACAATGAAGCCACCAAATATTAAAATAATCTACATGCAATATACACTTTATAGAAGTGTTTGGTTTGGTGTGTTCTAGACAAAGGGGCTTCAACTGTTTTATATGTCACAACAGGGAGCTTCATTTGTACCACTGTACTGCAGCCATGCAGCCTGGTGCCCTGGTGGTTCTGCAGGAGCGTCTGGAGGCCCTGCACCTCACCTTCACCCAGGCTGCAGAGATCCCTGGCTGGGTCTACTCTCTCCGCGGCCTGCAGGAGTTGCACCTTTCTGGCCGGCTGGGCTGCGAGGGCGGGGTGGGCCGTGGCTGGGCCCTGGGAAGCCTCAGGCAGCTCCGTCATC contains the following coding sequences:
- the LOC109891986 gene encoding SUN domain-containing protein 2 isoform X1, translating into MPRRSARLVTGGYYNQSSDDESSSCISYRESPVRVFNKKRTGGHKDSSRSSQASSTVSATNFTNERNINADDIDLAPTLRVTQRRQTFLSPSSVAPSVALEPSLSFSSMSYSSGYCSEEPQRPRTCSSRSFSSGIGTRTDSIFTRSWLPSWLPSWFAILLFLLPFLLSFAVFLFSTAFPTMNLNLMTRPTQPDPRPDLTQKTTTHGTPIMNSAFQMQMDTILGEIEIMKQKENQQQDISEMLQRMTKDLRCVKTEIDDMRVRVDSVDFESVSFGRRLDQEATEFSKQVADLQEHLLFTRGRVSALEDVSDTLQHQVTSIKNQPPPALTPTNTHLTPEFIEAMGKWLRDRLAQDERQDVTQVVKDCSRPLADKMPNFALESQGASIVTSRCSETYKTSSARVSFLGIPLWSPSESPRTVIQGQLVQPGKCWPFRGAQGTMTVALSHPVHVTHVTMEHISTAVSPTGHIDSAPKDFAVYGITTDSEEGTLLGTFMFNQAGDPIQTFKLPNPNSVYRYVELRIISNWGHQDYTCVYRFRVHGKMPSA
- the LOC109891986 gene encoding SUN domain-containing protein 2 isoform X3, with amino-acid sequence MPRRSARLVTGGYYNQSSDDESSSCISYRESPVRVFNKKRTGGHKDSSRSSQASSTVSATNFTNERNINADDIDLAPTLRVTQRRQTFLSPSSVAPSVALEPSLSFSSMSYSSGYCSEEPQRPRTCSSRSFSSGIGTRTDSIFTRSWLPSWLPSWFAILLFLLPFLLSFAVFLFSTAFPTMNLNLMTRPTQPDPRPDLTQKTTTGEIEIMKQKENQQQDISEMLQRMTKDLRCVKTEIDDMRVRVDSVDFESVSFGRRLDQEATEFSKQVADLQEHLLFTRGRVSALEDVSDTLQHQVTSIKNQPPPALTPTNTHLTPEFIEAMGKWLRDRLAQDERQDVTQVVKDCSRPLADKMPNFALESQGASIVTSRCSETYKTSSARVSFLGIPLWSPSESPRTVIQGQLVQPGKCWPFRGAQGTMTVALSHPVHVTHVTMEHISTAVSPTGHIDSAPKDFAVYGITTDSEEGTLLGTFMFNQAGDPIQTFKLPNPNSVYRYVELRIISNWGHQDYTCVYRFRVHGKMPSA
- the LOC109891986 gene encoding SUN domain-containing protein 2 isoform X2 translates to MPRRSARLVTGGYYNQSSDDESSSCISYRESPVRVFNKKRTGGHKDSSRSSQASSTVSATNFTNERNINADDIDLAPTLRVTQRRQTFLSPSSVAPSVALEPSLSFSSMSYSSGYCSEEPQRPRTCSSRSFSSGIGTRTDSIFTRSWLPSWLPSWFAILLFLLPFLLSFVFLFSTAFPTMNLNLMTRPTQPDPRPDLTQKTTTHGTPIMNSAFQMQMDTILGEIEIMKQKENQQQDISEMLQRMTKDLRCVKTEIDDMRVRVDSVDFESVSFGRRLDQEATEFSKQVADLQEHLLFTRGRVSALEDVSDTLQHQVTSIKNQPPPALTPTNTHLTPEFIEAMGKWLRDRLAQDERQDVTQVVKDCSRPLADKMPNFALESQGASIVTSRCSETYKTSSARVSFLGIPLWSPSESPRTVIQGQLVQPGKCWPFRGAQGTMTVALSHPVHVTHVTMEHISTAVSPTGHIDSAPKDFAVYGITTDSEEGTLLGTFMFNQAGDPIQTFKLPNPNSVYRYVELRIISNWGHQDYTCVYRFRVHGKMPSA
- the LOC109891987 gene encoding volume-regulated anion channel subunit LRRC8D-like, encoding MFSLSELASLSERQGSSKLLKPWWEVFMEYLVVLMLMVSVLSGTLLLSRDRVVCLPLDLTTTPTNQNTSSSSGAVPQPHPPNRPPTKASPLPANPWTPARGRRTHLDYQQYVYISQVCYHEALPWYSRFFPYVALLQSLVLLASGCFWFHFPLTSARIEHFLTILAKCCESPWTSRALSHAARQEGGGEETGPQDLQTPPPTLLSSPPVPRNRQSSLDSGTDSPLLVRSDSASTAAPPSPCPSTLSRTSSLSTMSLSRAHVPASKSPVVLDGSRQVASLDRSDGEQARALFERVRRFRSHCENSEVIYKVYLAQTVFKLLLVVLIVGYTTPLMSSISFTHTCLPQAHALTGYSAFECTHALASVLHKLLLAYVSLVGLFGLLSIYTLSWILHSSLRQYSFNKLRELGSMRDVPDLCNDLAFLLHMADQYDPLLAQRLSVFLSPVSETRLLEESLERRWGAERLRSMTTVDPEGRPLLQLVALPRLPPALFTLSQLVVLKLELISDAKLPAQVANMTSLRELHLYHCTAAMQPGALVVLQERLEALHLTFTQAAEIPGWVYSLRGLQELHLSGRLGCEGGVGRGWALGSLRQLRHLRVLVLRGMLQRVPGELGEVAGSLVRLEIHNEGSRLLVLTGLRRVAGLTELQLQDCHLERLPSALLALTSLRTLDLQHNSLRTLEELLGLAHLRRLSCLRLAHNCVLALPASVGVLRALELLDLGYNQLQSLPPALFTLHHIRRLLLAGNLLDELPAEVGALTFLTELDLSGNRLESLPPELFSRCLELRSLNVSHNSLGSLPPGLSNLSQLSRLDLRSNSLEELPMELGCCSGLHGEGLLVEDWLLHALPRHVKQFLTQPGSHTGKSLESHSRPDSDSFPYFSATQWSFSSALESQI